In Spirosoma aureum, a single genomic region encodes these proteins:
- a CDS encoding ABC transporter permease, with amino-acid sequence MFRNYLKIAFRNLNAQRAYTLLNVVGLTVGMAGGLLIFLFIYHHLNTDRHHTKFDRIYRIVLDLHLDDGSIEHYPEAPLPMSKTLRTDYPQVDQAAFLRMNRSLTVSVTRPGQTAPNRYLEQEGTAIVEAELFQIFDYQWLGGDPKTALREPNSVVLTESWAKRYFGDSDPMGQVMELDHKVNATVKGLIADPVHPTDTNIGLFISMPTIRQLDPEFSVNEWGQLSSTNRLYCTLKDADPATARKIETTFPILSKKHFGDVAHAFHFHIQPLTDVHFDVERVGGVIRLSLLGSLGLIGLFLIVIACINFVNLATAQAFRRSKEVGIRKTLGSSRVQLARQFLLETSLIVVIATILALQVVFISLPVFSNWVHISLSLNPNGPMLLFIGLLMAIVVLLAGGYPAFVLSGFSPWASLRGKLMASSLGGYSLRKGLVVLQFVICQILLVGSLVVMKQMNFIQQTDLGFQKDNVLIVNLPNSGKETWQAFKNKLNQYPDIKAVTLQYRPPSAGVMNGGSFRFGSRTEWVTFPVRERLADADYLKAYNLQLVAGRNISEGDSIREYVINETLAHKLGFRNPQDIIGKPMQYYLSQVPLPIVGVVKDFHQKSLHEAIAPCFIASFPAMYRQAGIRISGQSSVQTLAHIRQVWQSLYPTDVFDYEFLNDQLAQFYETETTISQLVNTFALMAMVICGLGLYGLVAFTVGQRTKEIGIRKVLGASVASIVALLSKDFLKLIFTAIVLASPVAWWAMNQWLQDFAYKIDIAWWVFVLAGLLAIAIALLTVSFQSVKAALMNPVKSLRSD; translated from the coding sequence ATGTTCCGCAATTACCTCAAAATCGCCTTCAGAAACCTTAACGCCCAGCGTGCTTACACGTTGCTCAATGTTGTTGGACTTACTGTTGGCATGGCGGGTGGACTGCTCATCTTTTTGTTCATTTACCATCACCTGAACACCGACCGGCATCATACAAAATTCGACCGTATATACAGGATTGTTTTGGATCTGCACCTCGATGATGGTTCGATTGAGCACTACCCCGAGGCCCCATTGCCTATGTCGAAAACGTTGCGAACCGACTATCCTCAAGTCGATCAGGCTGCTTTTTTGCGGATGAATCGGTCATTAACGGTCAGTGTTACCCGCCCCGGTCAGACGGCTCCTAACCGCTATCTCGAACAGGAGGGGACGGCTATAGTCGAAGCTGAACTGTTTCAGATTTTCGATTATCAGTGGCTGGGAGGTGATCCAAAAACGGCCCTCCGCGAACCGAATAGCGTGGTTTTAACGGAGTCATGGGCCAAACGCTACTTTGGAGACAGCGACCCTATGGGTCAGGTTATGGAGCTGGATCACAAGGTCAACGCGACCGTTAAAGGTCTTATCGCTGATCCCGTTCATCCGACAGATACGAATATTGGCCTGTTTATCTCCATGCCGACCATTCGGCAGCTCGACCCTGAGTTTTCTGTAAATGAGTGGGGGCAGTTGAGCAGCACGAACCGGCTGTACTGTACGCTGAAAGATGCTGATCCCGCCACCGCCAGAAAAATCGAAACTACCTTCCCAATACTCTCGAAAAAACACTTTGGCGACGTCGCCCACGCTTTCCATTTTCACATACAGCCCCTGACCGATGTGCATTTTGATGTAGAGCGTGTGGGTGGTGTTATTCGACTTTCATTGCTAGGGTCATTGGGGCTGATTGGTTTATTTTTGATCGTCATTGCCTGCATTAATTTTGTTAATCTGGCCACGGCTCAGGCGTTTCGGCGGAGCAAGGAAGTGGGTATCCGCAAAACGCTGGGTAGTTCGAGAGTTCAACTGGCCCGGCAATTTCTGCTCGAAACCAGCCTGATTGTCGTTATCGCCACGATTCTGGCATTACAGGTGGTATTTATAAGTTTGCCGGTATTCAGTAATTGGGTGCATATTTCGCTGTCTCTCAATCCCAATGGACCGATGCTGTTGTTCATCGGCCTGCTGATGGCCATTGTGGTGCTTCTGGCGGGTGGTTACCCGGCTTTTGTACTGTCGGGTTTCAGCCCCTGGGCAAGCCTTCGGGGCAAACTTATGGCTTCGTCGCTGGGTGGTTATTCATTGCGGAAAGGATTGGTCGTTCTACAGTTTGTCATTTGTCAGATCTTGCTGGTAGGGTCACTGGTGGTGATGAAACAAATGAATTTCATTCAACAAACCGACCTGGGCTTTCAAAAAGACAATGTATTGATCGTCAATCTGCCTAACTCCGGAAAAGAAACGTGGCAGGCCTTCAAAAACAAACTGAATCAGTATCCCGATATCAAGGCAGTAACCTTGCAATACCGACCGCCATCAGCTGGCGTAATGAACGGTGGGTCATTCAGGTTTGGCAGTAGGACCGAGTGGGTTACGTTTCCGGTTCGGGAACGGCTCGCTGATGCTGATTATCTGAAAGCATACAATCTACAACTGGTGGCCGGACGAAATATTAGCGAAGGAGACTCAATTCGGGAATATGTTATTAATGAAACCCTGGCCCATAAACTTGGCTTTCGAAACCCACAGGATATCATCGGTAAACCAATGCAGTATTATCTGTCGCAGGTGCCGTTGCCCATTGTGGGAGTCGTTAAAGATTTTCATCAAAAGTCGTTGCATGAAGCCATTGCGCCCTGTTTTATAGCCTCTTTTCCTGCCATGTACCGGCAGGCTGGAATTCGAATTTCAGGTCAATCATCGGTTCAGACCCTGGCTCATATTCGGCAAGTCTGGCAAAGCCTGTATCCAACCGATGTCTTTGACTATGAATTCCTAAATGATCAACTCGCTCAGTTTTATGAAACCGAAACCACCATATCGCAACTTGTCAATACGTTCGCGTTGATGGCGATGGTCATTTGTGGGCTTGGGTTATACGGTCTTGTTGCATTCACGGTTGGGCAGCGCACGAAAGAAATCGGTATCCGCAAAGTGCTGGGTGCATCGGTAGCCAGTATTGTAGCCCTGCTCTCCAAAGATTTCCTGAAGCTCATATTCACCGCCATTGTACTGGCTTCGCCTGTGGCCTGGTGGGCCATGAACCAGTGGCTACAGGATTTCGCCTACAAGATCGACATTGCCTGGTGGGTATTTGTGTTGGCCGGATTGCTGGCCATTGCCATTGCGTTATTGACCGTCAGTTTTCAGAGTGTGAAAGCGGCTCTGATGAATCCAGTAAAATCATTACGTTCCGATTAG